The DNA window TTTCCCAGCGCTCATAAAGCTGCCGAGCGGTCTGCCCGGCGAGCGACCGCGGCAGTCTCATAATGTCATGCAACCATGCGCGTAAGGTGTAGTTACCAAAGTCCCCGTGTTCTTCGGTCGACGAGAAAATGGAATCACCGTAGCCCCTCTTGCGGTATGCCTCGAGGTCTTCATCGGTCACTGGCTCCAAAGGCCAAGGCGAAGTGAACTTGGCTTTGGCGACTTCAATGTCGGCATCCGGAGGCAATTGACCAGCAGTTCGGGCGTACAGCAGCGCACCCAGCGCATAGTCGCGTGCTAGCAGATGAAGAGGCGGTGTGCGCTCCCCGGCGAAGTAATTTCTCCAAACTGCTGACGCAACGGCTGTGCATCCGGCGCGGTCTATCCCCTGCATTACGGCCCCGTAACATGCGGCCAGCAAGCGCTCAGAGATGTATGGATCGTCGACTAGGCTAAACTTGTCGAGCAGGGCGGCGGCAACTTTGAGGTTGGCGGACAGCAGATTTACCAGGGCTTTCGTAGCACGATCCCGCACGGCGCGGTTGCTGGTGGACAGAAACCATGTCAGCGTGACGGCAGCCAGCCATAGGCGTTGCTCGTCCACTTCACCAGCGTCCACCTCCCATGCCCACTCAATGAGAGATTCAACCGCACCTCCCTCACTCAAGTTGTCTTCCGCGAGGAAGACCGACCAGACAGCGTCCCGTTGGGGCATAGGACGCTGCCAGAGACCATGGTGCAGCCATTCGGCATTGAATTGATTCTCCAGCTCGGTACAAACTAGCAGCAGCAGACCATAAGGAGATTGGTCGGTGAGCTTGCAAAGCGTGAACACCCAATCGACCGTCCGCTGCGTGAACGCTTTGGGAGCCCGCCAAGCCAGGGAGTTTACAAACGCGTCGGCAAGCGACGGGTCGTCAATTGCATCCTTGGGCAGCACATCGAACAGTTCGTACCCGAACTGCTCGGGGAACTGGACCGCAAGCGCCTCGATGACTCCGGCATAGCGCCAAGATGCATTGGGGCAAAAGTAGGCCGCTAGAGGCTTCTGTCGGATTGAGCCCTGCAGGTCGGCGGGTTCAATTTGCGCGATGATGCGCTCGGCACGCAGATGGTCCGACAGCCGCTCGAACGTGAACCTAATGGTTTCGACAATCCCGTCCTCGTGGCGCTCGGCTTCCTGCGTAAGCACGCCTTCTGAAAGGAACGCCGACAGAAGGCTCCTGTCCACTCTGCCTCCTGAATTGTAGAAGCGCTCGAACAGTTCATTCGCCGCATCGAGTGTCAGACTGCCAAAGTCGCCGTACTTAGCACAAGCATCAAGGAAGCCGTCGAGCGCCTTGCGTGCAATCTTCTGCTGGGGAATAAGCCGCAGCCCGTTTTCCACCTTATTGGCAACCGCCGACAGGTAGAAGTTGAAAATAGCAGTAATTCCTTCCAGGCCTTTCGGAAGTTGCTTGAGGTTTTCCGCGTCGAGATATACGCAGCACGTTCGAAGGAAAAGTGGATTTTCAAACTCATGAGCCAGATTTGGCGAGCTGGGCCGTGCGATGCCACGCCGGTCGAGGTATGCCTTGGCAGCAGCACCGGCACGACCCGCGAAGCCGTGGTGAACCAGATGCTCGAGGCCTTTTAACGGAAGGTATTGTAGGTACGTGTCGCGCACGGTTAATACCAGGACCAAGCGTGGGAAGCGCTGTATTTGTGCAATGAACCCTTGCAGGCGTGTCTCCCACAGGTCAACCCCGTGCCTTTCGTTCAGGGCGTCAATTGCAAGCACCGCCCGGCAGCCTGCGGCCTCTGCCGCAGCGTCTAGAGCTCCCAAGAACTCGTTAGTGCTAATCTGGGCCAGGTCCAGTTGCCCGCGAATCTGTTCCCAAGGGTCGGCCTCGGTCAGGGTTCCGGTTAGCACTAAGACGAAGGGGCGTGCCAACTCAAGCTGCTTTGCTCCGAAGTCGGCCACCAGATGCGACTTGCCGATGCCGGCTTGTCCAGAGATGACTAGCTCCCGCTTATTCGCCAGCCGCCAATGCATGTTTGCGAGCTCGCGGCGGATGTGGTCTACCGAGGAATACAGATCGAACAGGTCTCTGCGAGCACTGGCACCGTCCTTCTCGGCGACTTTGTCTTGAAGCTCGGTCAGCGCACTCCAGATGCTCTGAATGACAGCTGCCGACAGTGTGGCCCAAGCGTCCAAAGGAAGATCGACATCCAACGTAGCAGGTGAACCCGTCAGGGTATCGAGCAGCAGTTCGCAGGCGTGCTTTATCCGGTCAACAGCGAACGTCAAGCCATGCGGCGCCAAAGTGCGCGCTGCTCCGTCTAGGCGGTACGTGACTTCTGCGGCCCAGGCGGCCGGCTCTATCAGCAGTTCCGGAGCACGCGAAAGCGCTTGCAAGGCTTGTTGGATAGGTAAGTCCACATGGCTTTCAGGGCTGTAGCGTTCGCCGAGATTGCGGCGCGGAACCTCGAATTTTTCGCAGAACCAAGCCGAGCTGAAGCGGACGGTATCAAACCAGTAGCGGGCTCGTCCTGAATAGGCCGGGGTGTCGCGCCCGAGCCGCTCCGTGATACTTGACGCACTCCAGAGCTCGATTTCCAAGATGCGGCCCTGCGTGGCAGCAGTCTTGATGCTCTCATCGCGCCATTTCTCGTACCGCTGCACCTGACTAAGCTTCCTGCCCGAGCGGTTGTCTTGGAGGTCAATAGGCAGGCAGACAATGAACCTCTTCAGTTGCGGATGGGCGGCCATCGCGCGTTGCAAGGAGTCGGCAAGATCTCTGATCTGGTCCGAGTCGAACCCGTTCATGAAGTACTTGGCTTGCCAACCAACTTCGCGCCCGTCCGCGTACGTACGGTAGCACTCCAGTCCCTGATCTGCCCCCGGGCCTTTCCGAATAAACCGTGAACCCTCTGCAAGGGCCTCCAAGGCAGCCAACTGGCAGCAGAGCTCTTCGAAGCCGCCCATCTGGGTACTCCGGTGCTCTCGAATGTTATTGAAATCTATGCGCAACGACAACTTAACCTCTGATGTGTGACATCTGCTCCGACCAAGGCTGGGAGCGGCGATAGCTGGATACTTTAGCAGATGTGATGCACATCGGCACAATGGCTTGTCGAACAGGAAAAAACGCGCCAGCGAATGCAAGGAATTGTGCGCTTGGCGTGCCAGACGCCTACTCTTAAAAATGGCCTCTGCACGGCCCACTTCAGTAGGCATTTCTGTCCTATGATTAGACCTCCCAAACTCAAGTGCCAAGGTATGACTTCAAGCAAAAAGTCAAATACACTGATTGATGTCGCAAATGCTCAACAGCTACTGCCGGCAGAAGGCGAGCGTCGGGCGATGCGCGGCTATATGGGACAGTATGAAAGGGCCGGCGCAGCCATTTACGCCGAGTTGGAGCGTGGTCAGCTTTTGTGGATTGGCATCGCCGATCGCAGTGCCGGTATCGTTGACGATCTTGTGCTCGGATTCGACGGGCTAGTAGTAGGTCACCAATTCAAGACGGCCAAGTTTCCTGGTACGTTTACCGTAGGTACACTCTTTACCGGATCCGATGGTTTGCTACAGCCGCTCGTTAACGCCTGGAAGTGTTTACGAGAAGCTGCGCAAGGCTCTCGCGTGGAGATTCGCTTAATTGTGAATGACTATCCGTCAACTAATGACAAGCCCGGTGATGCCACTCCCGCACATAGCGCCGCCTTTTTGGATGAATTTGAGCGATTCAATAAGCGCTCCCTACACGAATGGCGGACCTCCAGTTGGAGTCGTCTAATTGAATTGCTATATAAAGCCTCAGGTTTAAATAACGATGACTTTGAGCAATTCTTGCACGCCTTACGCGTAATACATGGTGCAGCGGCAGACTTTGTGCACTTTCACAAACTCAGCACTGAACAGGCGCGACTAGCAGCAGAGATCGCAAATGCGCTGCCCAGGCTGGTAGCTGATCCGCGGGATAAGGATAGGTGGTCTCGAGAGGAACTCCTGCGAGAACTTGGTTGGACAGATCCAGCCAAGACTCGTTATCTTCATCGATTCCCCGTCGGAATTTACGTACAGCGCAATCGAGAAACAGAGCTCTCTCTGCTTCAAGCACTACGTGCCGTGGACCAAGGCTATGTTGCACTTGTTGGGCCACCGGGCTCTGGCAAATCCACATTGCTGGAAATGGCATTAGCTACCGAGCCTAACGTCCGGATTGTACGCTATCTAGCATTTATGCCAGGTTCCGCGCAAGGCATTGGTCGCGGGGAGGCGGATGGTTTCCTAGAAGACGTCGGCGCGCAAATGCGCAATAGCGGCTTGTTTGGTCTGCGTCTTCGAGACAACTCCCAACATGAAAGACGCGAACAGTTCGGTGCGCTGTTGAGACAAGCCGGTGAACGCTATGAGCGCGATGGGATCCGCACGATAATCGTAGTCGATGGACTCGATCATGTGCCGCGGGAGGAGCGGCCGACGCATTCGCTGCTGGCCGAACTGCCACTTCCTCCTGCTATCCCTGTAGGTGTAGTGTTCGTGCTTGGTACTCAACGCTTAGATCTTGCTCACTTGAAGCCAGCAGTACAGGATCAGGCGGCAAAAGGCAACCGGCTTGTGGAGATGCGACCACTGGGACGTGATGCTGTGATGAGAATGGCAAATGCGCTCGGCCTTGATCCTGCTGTATCACGCCAGCGCTTGAATGAGCTCAGCCATGGGCATCCTCTGGCGACACGGTATCTGATCCAGGCGTTGTTACGCGCTGACGAACCCACTCGCGCAAATTTGCTTGCCGGCGGCTTGGCATTCGACGGGGACATCGAATCGGTATATGCGTCGGCTTGGCGAGAGATTGCAAACGACCCTGATGCCATGCACGTGCTAGGGTTCATTGCTCGGGCTGAGGCACCCATGCCTTTGACACTGCTCGCTACGATCGTAGATGAACAAGCGATCGAACGCGCACTATCGACGGCGCACCATCTGCTACGGGGAATGCCTAAGGGTTGGAGCGTTTTCCACAACAGCTTCCGTTTATTCATACTCTCCAAGCCACGTATGCGTCTCGGAGCCGTTGATCTCACTTACCCCCAGCGCGTATACCGCGAGCTTGCTCAATTGGCGCGCGATGTTCCAGTGGACTCACCGCAGTGCTGGCTGGAGTTACGATACCGCGCGCGTGCGGACGACAAAGAAGAAGTACTAACGCTGGCTACTCCTGAGCGCTTTCGTCTTCAACTGGCCCAAGGACGTGGTGTGTCCGAGATCGAGTCAGACATACGTCTAGCTCTACTTGCGGTCCGCGCTACTCACGATACTACTATTCTCACACGGCTACTTTTGTGCCGAGACGAGGTAGCCCGGCGAACGATCGCACTGGACAACGCAGACAAATTGCCGGTTGCTATGTTAGCAATAGGAGATGTGGATGCTGCCTATGCATTCACCAAAGAATTTCCCACCATGGGTTATGAAGTGGTGGACGCGCTCTTGCAGCAAGGTGAGCCAGACCGCGCGAAGGAATTGTTCGAACACCTCGAACCGCTAGCGCAGCTTCAGGCGCCCTGGTTCCAGCATCACGGCCAAGAACACAACGTCCGGGAATTCGAGAGATGGGCAGGAAGAGTTTTTCACTTTCGTGACTTTGAGCAGATCCGACAGGCAATCGATTACCTTGCCGTCGAAGGAATGCCGAACATCCACAACGGCAAGGCTGAAGAAACAGCCGCCTTCGTGCGTCATAGGCTTCGACTTGGGGTTGCCAAAGCAATCTTCAGGCAGCAGGACAGCATTGACCTTCATGAAATCTGCGATCAGCTTAATCTTGGAAAAGTAGAGCTCCCCGACCTGCTCGTGCAGGCCGGGTTCGCGGCCCGTGACCGTGGCGATGACACACAAGCACACACACTATTCTCTGCCGCCGCTGAGATGCCTGGCTTTGACGATGTTCCGAATGGATGGCGTCGATCCATCGCCCTATTCGCAGCGAACTCCGGACGCCAGGACGTCGCTATGGCCTTATTCGACAAACTCGTCGCTCCAGCGATTGCAATGGTGGATAACGACATACATGTCCGTCTTGGCGATCTCACATGTGCTGTCCTGGAGCATACCCAGCTTTGCATAATGCTCGGCAAGCCACTTGCAACGACTACGCCCTCCAAGCACGTGATGTTGCGGCCTCTGCAAACTTATGCAAATCAGATCGGAGCTTTATTAGGCCGAGCGGTAGCGGATAGCCACTCGATTTCCGCTGGCACTGTCCAGATGGTCAGCCGATCGGCGATGGGGTATCTGCTTCGACTCGAGCCAAGGGACGGTAGCGATTTTTATTTGACGGAACAGGCAATGACAGCAGCTCCGATACTTGCGCGATCCCTACTTCACATTGGGAGCCTATGCGGTGAAGCCGAGTATTGTGCTGTGCTGCACGAGATCAATGAAGCGATCTCAATGTCTACGCTCAAAAGTGCCATGTTGTTACGGCGTGAGCTTGCAATTGCCGCTTATCAAATTGACGGCGACCGCATGAGTGCATCTGCGAACCTAGAGTCTTTGGTAGGCGAACTTGTTGAAGATACGCCAAGTGAGCAACTTGACGGCTTGGCAGACTTAGCAATTGCTTTCGCTACGATTGGAGATTTCGAACGAGCACGTCGTCTGCTGGCTACTGTGCCCGATCATTGTCTTGGCTACGCCCTAGCCGCGCGCAAGGACCCTCAGTACGCTATGTGGCGCGACGTTCTAGCTTTAGCAAACGCGGTAGACCCTGAACAACGACCTCAGCGAATCGCGCATCTGATGCGGCAGGTTGATGGCTTGAGGGAGACTGAAGGCGTAAACGCGGCACATCGGTTGACCATGGTGCTCATAGATGAGGCGATGCAGATCAACGCGCGTAGCGGTTTTGATGTCGCCCAGACCCTAGCAGCTTGGGATTTAGTTTCGTGGCCGAGCCAGGTCGATCTGCTTCTGACAGGGGCATTACGTCGCTGTCCTGATCTGCTATTAGCATGCGTTATAACGTGGCAGGGGTTATGCCTCCCATTCTATATCGAGCCATACTACCGCGACCCCACGCATGTCGGCGATTTTATTGACGTCGCCGCTAACGCTGCCGGACAAGACCTAATCGCCAAACTCGTTTCGATGTTGCTAAGTACGATCGAGAGAGACAGCCGCGCGCACGAACGACTAACGCTGCTCATGCGGTTACGGGTTG is part of the Pseudoduganella lutea genome and encodes:
- a CDS encoding ATP-binding protein, with the translated sequence MGGFEELCCQLAALEALAEGSRFIRKGPGADQGLECYRTYADGREVGWQAKYFMNGFDSDQIRDLADSLQRAMAAHPQLKRFIVCLPIDLQDNRSGRKLSQVQRYEKWRDESIKTAATQGRILEIELWSASSITERLGRDTPAYSGRARYWFDTVRFSSAWFCEKFEVPRRNLGERYSPESHVDLPIQQALQALSRAPELLIEPAAWAAEVTYRLDGAARTLAPHGLTFAVDRIKHACELLLDTLTGSPATLDVDLPLDAWATLSAAVIQSIWSALTELQDKVAEKDGASARRDLFDLYSSVDHIRRELANMHWRLANKRELVISGQAGIGKSHLVADFGAKQLELARPFVLVLTGTLTEADPWEQIRGQLDLAQISTNEFLGALDAAAEAAGCRAVLAIDALNERHGVDLWETRLQGFIAQIQRFPRLVLVLTVRDTYLQYLPLKGLEHLVHHGFAGRAGAAAKAYLDRRGIARPSSPNLAHEFENPLFLRTCCVYLDAENLKQLPKGLEGITAIFNFYLSAVANKVENGLRLIPQQKIARKALDGFLDACAKYGDFGSLTLDAANELFERFYNSGGRVDRSLLSAFLSEGVLTQEAERHEDGIVETIRFTFERLSDHLRAERIIAQIEPADLQGSIRQKPLAAYFCPNASWRYAGVIEALAVQFPEQFGYELFDVLPKDAIDDPSLADAFVNSLAWRAPKAFTQRTVDWVFTLCKLTDQSPYGLLLLVCTELENQFNAEWLHHGLWQRPMPQRDAVWSVFLAEDNLSEGGAVESLIEWAWEVDAGEVDEQRLWLAAVTLTWFLSTSNRAVRDRATKALVNLLSANLKVAAALLDKFSLVDDPYISERLLAACYGAVMQGIDRAGCTAVASAVWRNYFAGERTPPLHLLARDYALGALLYARTAGQLPPDADIEVAKAKFTSPWPLEPVTDEDLEAYRKRGYGDSIFSSTEEHGDFGNYTLRAWLHDIMRLPRSLAGQTARQLYERWETDFKVKATAAQLHAYSALLRASLNYRQRPGRGWFIEKEKDQSPRLWKELAQANIVFKDQLAPEMLAEYCGFAEDHLLEATRMDDDDRRPPEFDHAPIRRWICARAHTMGWTEELFERFDKGPHIDRERMGKHRVERIGKKYQHIALAEATARLTDNLAISSYENDGKLRGFEYGPSGRDMKKDIDPSLLIRSTQESNWASTPVTWWTPSSPRLPFGDTELLRSWVEVESDLCNGPEEIEVASSDSHQWFVVHSSRHWEVPGQRRRNHAEAWSRITCLVTRLGAGTALATDLLSEQRTDASRLSGEGQLETFLGEHGWRDGKEIRLSKNTSIGIATPYAGIVEYLSAEGNTEDNSLEESFTLHLPSAAAMKLLDLRLRSGKRPEYVDAAGVLRWQDPSLHTRGAGAGVVSRDYFLERLARAGLEPVWILAGEKNVYAGQGLGGGDGFGGRLHHTTVFTIDGGSLKPFGQKTDLLRPRKEQLEALRENR
- a CDS encoding ATP-binding protein; this translates as MTSSKKSNTLIDVANAQQLLPAEGERRAMRGYMGQYERAGAAIYAELERGQLLWIGIADRSAGIVDDLVLGFDGLVVGHQFKTAKFPGTFTVGTLFTGSDGLLQPLVNAWKCLREAAQGSRVEIRLIVNDYPSTNDKPGDATPAHSAAFLDEFERFNKRSLHEWRTSSWSRLIELLYKASGLNNDDFEQFLHALRVIHGAAADFVHFHKLSTEQARLAAEIANALPRLVADPRDKDRWSREELLRELGWTDPAKTRYLHRFPVGIYVQRNRETELSLLQALRAVDQGYVALVGPPGSGKSTLLEMALATEPNVRIVRYLAFMPGSAQGIGRGEADGFLEDVGAQMRNSGLFGLRLRDNSQHERREQFGALLRQAGERYERDGIRTIIVVDGLDHVPREERPTHSLLAELPLPPAIPVGVVFVLGTQRLDLAHLKPAVQDQAAKGNRLVEMRPLGRDAVMRMANALGLDPAVSRQRLNELSHGHPLATRYLIQALLRADEPTRANLLAGGLAFDGDIESVYASAWREIANDPDAMHVLGFIARAEAPMPLTLLATIVDEQAIERALSTAHHLLRGMPKGWSVFHNSFRLFILSKPRMRLGAVDLTYPQRVYRELAQLARDVPVDSPQCWLELRYRARADDKEEVLTLATPERFRLQLAQGRGVSEIESDIRLALLAVRATHDTTILTRLLLCRDEVARRTIALDNADKLPVAMLAIGDVDAAYAFTKEFPTMGYEVVDALLQQGEPDRAKELFEHLEPLAQLQAPWFQHHGQEHNVREFERWAGRVFHFRDFEQIRQAIDYLAVEGMPNIHNGKAEETAAFVRHRLRLGVAKAIFRQQDSIDLHEICDQLNLGKVELPDLLVQAGFAARDRGDDTQAHTLFSAAAEMPGFDDVPNGWRRSIALFAANSGRQDVAMALFDKLVAPAIAMVDNDIHVRLGDLTCAVLEHTQLCIMLGKPLATTTPSKHVMLRPLQTYANQIGALLGRAVADSHSISAGTVQMVSRSAMGYLLRLEPRDGSDFYLTEQAMTAAPILARSLLHIGSLCGEAEYCAVLHEINEAISMSTLKSAMLLRRELAIAAYQIDGDRMSASANLESLVGELVEDTPSEQLDGLADLAIAFATIGDFERARRLLATVPDHCLGYALAARKDPQYAMWRDVLALANAVDPEQRPQRIAHLMRQVDGLRETEGVNAAHRLTMVLIDEAMQINARSGFDVAQTLAAWDLVSWPSQVDLLLTGALRRCPDLLLACVITWQGLCLPFYIEPYYRDPTHVGDFIDVAANAAGQDLIAKLVSMLLSTIERDSRAHERLTLLMRLRVAAGRHGYTDGHLESAINRWSREAPPPRHSYTASKYDDAASLEELQLAFETESAKLDHNAPYRFVELSNSAPLEQVRQMYEQWEDLRSDTHCRFMMVERLVQAGDTAYARKLIHEYEIRSDQSGSWSSWMGGDKFRYFRARKLLDGAAMHSIAYESLVDSVVGGEEKTQTVLAEIDSILPVICSAPDWPAIWSLLAEQMASTREHQIGTPFEVSQEPMSDEGMLAELLHFTLCLPIATVRQHAQHCALQLAHLTRYGELVFELTMRRLLAGASDEPLQALLTLLLLDHNCLAPTLGRAVANLVNHRDLGVAEAAELLAGRWAIQVSKNKQTLPLFYQIELVGSADESRTLLDNATGAIRLEDAMGWTQMYRPVAQALAKAAGSDELHIRQRAAMFIQEWGGIEEFGQNALKRLERKLYTLSMKMTYYKPHAWVGVLALRNVAGELRQAGLLSRREIPTLLERLNVPLPPRPPMPALVRPLGIRRPLLIKDAPWQEAEKLWAERVHDNIVQWSDCGDDYVVAEISKFKISQVRRAEYHLHCIRAPGLEAGGKNFWDWYRQLPTAVWLGQIVPLDGELAPTLVRRFVSTFGMDMPEYPITLCPNWLQQLGWKAQNNELSIYVDTTSVVVAKLGVWRDAGPADIENDLIWGEGSYVTLTEAGLQQFKARRKEIIIRAFSIREVQMLQKDGENVVKMAQRDDSL